One genomic region from Yersinia canariae encodes:
- the treC gene encoding alpha,alpha-phosphotrehalase, whose product MNNPIPWWQNGVIYQIYPKSFQDSTGNGYGDLAGVTQRLDYLQKLGVDAIWLTPVYVSPQVDNGYDVADYCAIDPAYGTLDDFKHLVAQAHQRGIRIVMDMVFNHTSTEHEWFKASQDRNSPYRQFYIWRDGEGDNLPNNWRSKFGGNAWQWHAASGQYYLHLFATEQADLNWEHQPVRDELKKVCEFWADIGVDGLRLDVINLVSKQQDFPDDFDGDGRRFYTDGPRIHEFLQEMSRDVFQPRGLMTVGEMSSTRLDHCQRYAALGGDELSMTFNFHHLKVDYLNGEKWSLMPPNRVELKQIFNQWQQGMHNRAWNALFWCNHDQPRIVSRLGDTGPLRLPAAKMLAMVLHGMQGTPYIYQGEEIGMTNPNFSCIDQYRDVESLNMFAELSAKGRDSDELLAILAAKSRDNGRTPMQWDSSHNAGFSQGTPWIEPCRNYNEINVDAALADADSVFYAYQYLIALRKQHDVFTFGDYQDLCPQHPDLWCYLRSWQGKQLLVVANMSGEPQQWQPESIVLDGNWQLLMSSYGESAFQPQQMILRPYEGIYWVRN is encoded by the coding sequence ATGAATAATCCTATCCCTTGGTGGCAAAACGGCGTCATTTATCAGATTTACCCGAAGAGTTTTCAGGACAGCACCGGTAATGGCTACGGTGACCTGGCGGGAGTGACGCAACGGTTGGATTATCTGCAAAAGCTGGGTGTTGATGCCATTTGGTTGACACCGGTTTATGTCTCGCCGCAAGTGGATAACGGCTATGACGTCGCGGATTACTGCGCCATTGACCCGGCTTATGGCACTTTGGATGATTTTAAGCATCTGGTCGCGCAAGCCCATCAACGCGGCATTCGCATCGTGATGGATATGGTCTTCAACCATACGTCTACTGAGCATGAATGGTTTAAAGCATCACAGGACCGCAACAGCCCTTATCGGCAGTTTTATATTTGGCGTGATGGCGAGGGTGACAATTTACCCAATAACTGGCGCTCTAAATTTGGCGGCAATGCCTGGCAATGGCATGCGGCCAGTGGCCAATATTATCTGCATTTATTTGCAACAGAACAGGCTGATTTGAACTGGGAACATCAACCTGTACGTGATGAACTAAAAAAAGTGTGCGAGTTTTGGGCTGATATTGGTGTGGATGGTTTGCGCCTGGATGTGATTAATCTGGTCTCTAAGCAACAAGACTTCCCTGATGATTTTGACGGTGATGGCCGCCGTTTCTATACCGATGGCCCTCGTATCCACGAATTTCTACAAGAAATGAGCCGCGATGTGTTTCAGCCTCGTGGCCTCATGACTGTCGGGGAAATGTCCTCCACTCGCTTGGATCATTGTCAGCGCTATGCGGCATTAGGGGGCGATGAGTTGTCGATGACCTTTAATTTCCATCATTTGAAAGTGGATTATCTCAATGGTGAGAAATGGTCGCTGATGCCGCCGAACAGAGTCGAACTTAAGCAGATTTTTAATCAGTGGCAGCAGGGTATGCATAACCGCGCGTGGAATGCGCTGTTCTGGTGCAACCACGACCAACCGCGCATTGTGTCGCGTTTGGGTGATACAGGCCCGCTGCGTTTGCCTGCCGCCAAGATGTTGGCGATGGTGCTGCACGGGATGCAGGGCACGCCTTATATTTATCAGGGCGAAGAAATTGGGATGACCAATCCAAACTTCAGCTGTATAGATCAATACCGGGATGTCGAAAGCCTGAATATGTTTGCTGAATTGAGTGCGAAAGGGCGCGATTCTGATGAGTTATTGGCAATTCTGGCGGCTAAATCACGTGATAATGGCCGAACTCCTATGCAATGGGATAGCAGCCACAATGCCGGATTCAGTCAAGGGACTCCGTGGATTGAGCCTTGCCGTAATTATAATGAGATTAATGTCGATGCTGCGCTGGCAGATGCTGATTCAGTGTTTTATGCCTATCAATATCTGATAGCCCTACGCAAACAACATGATGTGTTTACTTTTGGTGACTATCAGGATCTTTGCCCACAACATCCTGATTTATGGTGTTATTTACGCAGTTGGCAAGGTAAGCAGTTGCTGGTGGTCGCGAACATGAGCGGTGAGCCGCAACAATGGCAGCCGGAAAGTATTGTGCTGGACGGTAACTGGCAGTTGTTGATGAGCAGTTATGGCGAAAGCGCCTTCCAGCCGCAGCAGATGATATTAAGGCCATATGAGGGGATTTATTGGGTTAGGAATTGA